The window AAGGTGAAGCTGCGGTCCTCGTAGACGGTGATCTCGACGGGGATGACGTTGCCGCGCTGCGACTCGGTCGCGGCGTTGTACGCCTTACAGAACTCCATGATGTTGACGCCATGCTGACCGAGCGCGGGGCCGATCGGCGGCGCCGGGTTGGCGGCACCGGCGTTGATCTGAAGCTTGATCAGGCCGGTCACCTTCTTCTTCGGTGCCATTCCCTTTCCTTTCCTCGAGGCGGATGCGGACACCCGCTTCTCCCACGGACCCGGCATCTCCGGGTCGTGGTCGTCAGCGCGCACGCCGAAGCGGCGCACAAACCATAAGAGTCTACCGCATCCCGCGCCCCACTTCCGCGCGGGGTCAGGGGTCGCGGTACTGCTCCGCGATCCGCTGCCCGAGCTCGCGCAGGGCTGCACGCACCTCGACCGGTTCGAGCACTTCCACGGCGCCCGTCCACCCGGCGAGCTGCTCGGCCAGAGCGTCCGCACGGTGGGCCCGCACCTCGATCAGTCCCTCGTCGGCATCCATCACCGCGGCCTGGCGCCCGAAGCGGTCGAGCACCGCGCGCACGGCCCAGGCCTCCGCGCGGATCACGGCGCGCGCCTCGCCCCGCAGCCCCTCGACCGTCTCGACCATCCGCTCCCACGCGGCAGGCGCGTCGAAGCCATCCGGCCCTTCCCCCCGCTCGTCGGTGAGGGCGAGATCCGCGATCCGGTCGACCCGGTACGTGCGCAGCCGGTCCACGTCGGCCCCGCCGTTCCGCCCCGGCGCCGCGAGCAGATACCACCGCGGACCGCGGCTGCCGACCACGAGCGGCACCACCTCGACCGGCCGCCCGGCGTCGCCGTAGCCGAAGCGCACCCGGCGGCGCGCAGCGATCGCCCGCTGCAGCTCCGACACCGCCGGCCGCTCCGGCGCATCATCGGGTTCACCCCAGGGCGCATCCCGCACGGTCGACTCCGCCACCCGCTGCGCGCCCTCGCGGAACGGTTCCGGCACGGCACGCATGAGCTTGCGCACCGCGGCCGTGTGCTCCGGCGCGGCGGCGCGGCTCTGGCTGAGCGCGACCAGCAACGACGTCACCTCGCTCTCGGTCAGTCCCGTGAGATCGGTCCGGGCCCCTCCGATCAGGCGCCACCCGCCGCCGCGCCCCCGAGACGGATAGAGGGGCACACCCGCCATGGCGAGCGCCTCCAAGTCGCGGCGCGCGGTGGGCACCGAGACCTCCAGCTCGGCGGCCAGTTCCGCGGCGGTGATCCGGGGGCGGCCCCGCAGGAGCAGCAGAGCCTGGATCAGGCGATCGGCACGGATCGGGAACCTCTTTTCCGAAGTGATCAGAAGGTGATCACTTCACGGTCGAGCATAGAAGAAAAGCCGTTCCCACCAAAGGAGAAGATCCCATGTTCCGTGGTCTCGCCAACCTCAACCTCGTCGCCGAGGACATGCCCGCCGCGATCGACTGGTACGCGCGCGTGTTCGACGCCGCGCCGTACTTCACCCGCCCCGAACAGGGGACCCCGCAGTACGCCGAATGGCGCTTCGGCGACGACGACGACGAGTTCGCCCTGATGGACGCCCGCTTCCGCCCCGCCCTGCCGCAGCCGGGAGGCGCGCTCGTGAGCCTGCACGTCGACGACATCCACGCCGAGATGGACCGCCTCGCAGCCCTCGGCGCCACCCCGTTCGACCCCGTCACCCAGCGCGGCGAGGGGTGGTGGTCGGCGTCGGTCAGCGACCCGTTCGGCAATCTCCTCGGCCTGATCCAGAGCCCGCACTGGGCCGCACAGCACGCGGGCTGACCGACGGGTGCGGGGAGACCCGCGGCCGCACGCAGAACGCCCCGCCGGATGAGCCGGCGGGGCGTTCTGATGACAGCAGTGTCAGATCATCTTGGTGACCTGGTCGAACGACAGCTCGACCGGCGTCTCGCGCTCGAAGAGCGAGACGAGGACCGTGAGCTTGCCGCTCTCCGGCTTGATCTCGCTGATCGAACCGGGAAGACCCGCGAACGAGCCCTCCTTGATCGTGATGGTCTCGCCCACCTCGAAGTCGACCTCGGCCGGCAGCGGACGGGCCACGGCGACGCCGCCCTTCGCCGCGATGTTCTTGGCGGTCGGGACGTCCTTCACCTCGACGAGCGACTTCAGCATGTTGAAGGCCTCTTCGAAGCGCAGCGGCGTCGGGTTGTGGGCGTTGCCCACGAAGCCCGTGACACCCGGGGTGTGGCGCACGACCGACCAGGTGTCCTCCGTGAGCTCCATGCGCACCAGCACGTAGCCGGGGATGCGCACGCGGGTGACCATCTTGCGCTGGCCGTTCTTGATCTCGACCACGTCTTCCATCGGGACCTCGACCTGGTAGATCTCGTCCTCGACCTCGAGCGTCGACTTGCGCTGCTCGATGTTGGCCTTCACCTTGCGCTCGAAGCCCGCGTACGAGTGGATGACGTACCACTTGCCGGGGAGCATGCGCAGGTCCATGCGGAAGGCCTCGTACGGGTCCTCCTCGGACTCGGCGTCGTCCTCCTCGGACTCGGCTGCGGGACGGTCGTCCTCGCCGTTCACGTCGGGACCGTCGTACGGGGTGACCTCGTCAGCCGCCTCGGCCTCCTGCTCGGCGGCCTCCTCGGCCACGGAATCGTTGAGGACCTCGGCGGCGGCCTCGGACTCCGCCGCTTCGTCCAGGTTGAGAGCGTCGTTCACGATCGCGTCCGCCTCCGGGTCGTCGATGTCGATGTCGATGTCGTCCGTGTCGTCCTCGCCGTCCTCGTCTTCGACGTGGACCGCGACGTGCTCGGCAGAGGTGACCGAGAACTCCTCAGCGGCGAGCACGTTGCCCTCTTGGGCCTCGTCCTCCTCGCTGGACTGCTCTGCGGCGGTCGCCCAGTCGGCGTCGTCGGAATATCGTTCAGACACGTTGCTTCTTCTCCATAGCTGCGGCTGCCGCCGCGGGGGTCATCAGCCAGGGATACCGAACACGTAGTGGGTCAGGAGCCCGAAGACGTAGTCGAGACCGTAGACGATGCCCATCACGATCACGACGAAGACGAGCACCACACCCGTGAACTTGAACAGCTCCTTGCGGGTCGGGGTGACGACCTTGCGCAGTTCGGCGATGACCTGGCGGATGAACAGGGCGATGCCCCCGAAGAACCGGGAGAAGGGGTTGCCCTTCTTCTGGCGCGTGGCGCCGGCCGCGACGACCTCGCCGCGCGGTTCGTCCTGATCCATCCTGAATGTACCTTTCGTGTGCCAGCGTTGCACTGACGCGCAGGGCGGACAGGAATCGAACCTGCAACCTGCGGTTTTGGAGACCGCTGCTCTGCCAATTGAGCTACCGCCCTAGAGACCCGGAGGCCTCGGGGTGCCCTCCCATCCCCGCGCTGCGCCGAGATCCGAAGACCCGAGGCACGGCGAAAGAATGCAGAGAACAACTGCTCCACAAGCATACGGCATCCGCCCGACGGTGCCGAACCGGGCTCGATATACGGGTTGTTGCTAGGCTCGGCGAGCGGATGCCGGCGAGAAGGGGCGCGTGTGGGTGGGGATGTGCAGCAGTTCCAGGTGGACCTGCGCGGAGTCGTCGATCTGCTGAGCAGGCACATCTACTCGAGCCCCCGCGTCTACCTGCGCGAGCTGCTGCAGAACGCCCGCGACGCGATCACCGCCCGTCACGAGGTCGACGGCGGCGGCGGGCGCATCCGCATCACGCCGCTCACCGCGCAGACCGGCGAGTTCGTGCTCCGCGACGACGGCGTCGGCCTGACCGCCGCCGAGGTCGCCGACCTGCTCGCCACGGTCGGCCGCAGCTCGAAGCGCGACATCTTCGACCTCCCCCGCAGCGACTACCTCGGGCAGTTCGGCATCGGACTCCTCAGCTGCTTCATGGTCGCCGACACCATCGTCATCCGCTCGCGCAGCGCCCGAGGCGGCGCGGCCGTGGAGTGGACGGGCAGCGCCGACGGCACGTTCCAGGTGATCGAGCTCGACGACGACCTCCCGGTCGGCACCAGCGTGCACCTCGTACCGCGGTTCGACGCCGACGAGCTGCTCCGGCCCGCCGCCGTGCACGAGCTCGCCACCACGTTCGGCGAGTTCCTCCCCGTGCGGGTCACGATCGACACCGGCGCCGGAGACGTCGACATCACGCGCGAGCCGCCGTTCCTCTCCCACGCCGACGACCCCGAAGCGGCCGTCGCCTACGGGCGGGACCTGCTCGGCGCGAACCCCCTCGACGTGATCGAGCTCGGCGAACCGGGGACCGGCACGCGCGGTCTCGCCTACGTGCTCCCCTACGCACCCCCGCCCGGCGCACGCCAGGCCACCCGCATGTACCTCGGCCGCATGCTGCTGTCCGAGCGCGTGGACGACGTGCTGCCCGACTGGGCGTTCTTCGTGCGGGCGGTCGTCGACTCCACCGGCCTCGCCCCCACCGCGAGCCGGGAGTCCCTCGTGGAGGACACGGCCCTGGAGCACGTGCGCGAGCAGCTCGGCGCGGGGATCCGCCGCTGGGTGCTCGAGCTCGGACTGCGCGAGCCGCACCGCCTCGCACAGTTCGTGGCGGTGCACGAGGTCGGCCTCAAGTCGCTCGTGCGCCACGACGAGGAGCTCGCGCGGTTCATCACCCGGTGGCTCACCGTCGAGACCACACACGGCACGCTGCGCATCGGCGACCTGGTCGAGCGCTACCCGCACATCCGCTACGCGCAGACCGTGGACGAGTTCCGCCAGGTCGCCGGGATCTCGCCCGCCGATGAGGTGCTGGTCAACGGCGGCTACCTGTACGACGCGGACCTCGTGCGCCTGCTGCCCGAGCTGTACCCCGCCGTCACCGTGGAGAGGGTGGACGTCGCCGGCGAGCTCGACCGTCTCGATCCCCCGCCCCTGGACGACCGCGACGCCGCCGTGGCGCTCGAGACCCGCGCGGGGGCCGTGCTCGCCGCCTCCGACTGCGCCGTCGTCGTGCGCTCGATCGACCAGCCCGCACTCACCGGGCTGTACGTCGCCGACCCCGAGGTGCTGCGCGCGATCGACCGCGGCCGCACCAGAGGGGTCGCCGGGGCACTGTGGGGCGGCGTGCTCGACCGCATCGACCAGACGCTGTCCGCCGCCCGCGACGACGACCTCACCGCACGGCTGTGCCTGAACTGGTCCAACCGCGTGGTGCGCGCCCTGGTGCGCGTCGAGGACGACGCCGTGTTCGCCCGCACCGTGCAGCTGCTCTACATCCAGGCGCTCCTCGCCGGCCACCATCCGCTCCGTGACGCCGACCGGGCGCTCATGACCAGCGCGCTGGCCGACCTCGTCTCGCTCTCCGCCGGCATCGAGGGGGACTCCCTCCCCTTCGGCGACGCCCGCTGACACTCCACCGAAAGGCTCCCATGGCACGTCCGAAGAAGCGCTTCCAGCAGCTCATCGAGGAGATCGACCGCACCCCGTGGGGTCCGGAGGAGCAGGCCCTCGTCGCGGAGGCCGTGGCCCTCGCCGTCGAGCTCGGCGACGAGCGCCTGGAGTACGAGGCCCGCATGCGGCAGACCGCCTCGGCCAACATGGTCGGCGCCACCGACGTGATGCTCAACTCCTTCGCGTGGTGCCTCGCCCACCACGACGCCGACCCGCAGCGCTTCCCCGCCGACCTCGACAACGGCGGCGCCGACCTCATGTGGCAGTTCAAGTGGATGGCCTCGTCGCTGCGGTCGTCCCCCGCGTTCTCGCAGGAGCAGATCGCCGCCGTGCTCGACGACATGGAGGCCCACTACCGCGCCGCGGGCCTCGGCCTCAGCGGCGTGCTCACCGCCCGGTTCGAGGACGCGTGGGACGCCGGCCGGATGGACGACGCCGAGGCGCTGCGCGTGCAGCTGGAGGCCACACCCCGCGACGACCACAGCCACTGCGACGCCTGCGGCCGCAGCCAGTTCGCGGGCTTCTTCGCCGACACCGACCGCGACGCCGACGCCATCCGCCTGGTCGAGGAGATGATCGAGGGCGGCTTCTCGTGCGGCGAGGAGCCCGAGCACGCGCTCTCCCGCGTCCTCCTCCCCTACCTCCGCGCCGGACGCCTGGAGGACGCGAAGACCGCCCACCTGCGCAGCTACCGCCTCGCGAAGGACAACCCCGACAACCTCCGCATCGTCGCCAACAACATCGTGTTCGCGGCCGTCACCGGCAACGAGGCGCGTGCCCTCGCCCTGATCGAGCGGCACATCGGATGGCTCGCGCACGACGGCCTGAACGTCGACGCGCACTTCGCGGCCCTCACCGCCTTCGCCGTCGCACTGGACAGGGTCGTGGCGACCGGGCACGGCGACACCCCCGTCCGCGGTGCGGACGCCCCCGCCCTCGTCGGGCTCTTCGGAGAGCACGACGGCGCGTGGACCGCGGCCGAGCTCGCCACCGCCGCCTGGACGGCCGCCGAGCGCATCGGCGCGCAGTTCGACGAGCGCGACGGAACGGACGGGCACGCGCGGAGCCTCGCCCGCTCGCGCCGCCTGGCCGACGAGAGCTGGGACGTGCCGATCCGCTCCGACGCCTTCGTCGCCACCGCACCGGCCACGACCCCGACGGACGCGGACGGCTGGTTCGACCGCGTGATGCAGCTCGCCCAGTTCGGCGCCGAGCACGAGACGCTCGACGCCCTCCCCCGTGCGCTCGAGGTGACCGACCCCGGCAAACGCGCACAGCTGCTGTCGATGCGCCTGGGGATCCTCGTGGCGCTCGACCGCATCGAGGAGGCGGAGCAGGTGCTGCCCGAGCGCATCGCCGCGCTGCGCGACGCCGGCCGCGACGTGCAGGCCGAGCTGGAGCTGCGCCTCGGCCTCGCCACGTTCGGGCTCGACACCGACGACACCAGGGCCGCCCTGGAGGAGGAACTGGCCACCGCCGAGCGCCTTCCGGCGTGGTCGCGCGGAGACCTCGCCATCAGCCGCGCCTCGCTGCACCTGCACGCCGACGAGCCCGACGCCGCGCTCGACCTCGCCGAGCACGCCGCCCGCGCGTTCGCCGAGGCCGAGGACACCCGGCTGTCGAACACCACCACGCTCGTCGCCATCGGGGCCGTGCTCTCCAAGGGCGACCTGGAGGCCGCGACCGCTCTGCTCGACCGATTCCTCGCGCAGGACGACCTCTCCGCCGGGCATCGCGCCCAGGCGCTGCAGACCAGGGCCCGGGTGCGCGGAGGCACGGGCGAGCACCTCGACGGCGCTGCGGACGCCGACGAGGTCTGCCGCCTCCTCGCCGAGCTGGGCGCCACACGGGCTCTCGCCGACGCGCACGTGCTCGCCGGGGCACTGTGGGAGGACGCCGACCACCCCGACCGCGCCGTTTCGCGCTACCGCCTCGCCTCGCGCCTGCGCGCCGAGGCCGGAGGCGACGCGACCGGCGTCGACTTCCGGCTCGCCCGCGCCATGCTGCGCTCCGGCGACGCCCAGGAGGCGGCCGAGCTGTTCGGCGACGTGCTGCAGCGCGAGGAGCAGGCCGACGTGGCCCCCGCCTCCCGCGGCATGACCGCCACCCTGCTCGCGCGCGCTCTGGCCGAGTCGGGCGAGTTCGGACAGGCGGTGGGCGTGCACGGCTACGCCGCCGAACTGTTCGGCGAGGGCGCGGAGCACGCCGACCAGGCGATGGCGATGACCGAGCAGGCGAAGATCCTCGCCCGCTTCGAGGAGCACGACGACGCGATCCGCCTCCTGGAGGGCGCGGCCGAGATCGTCCGGGGTGCGCCGGAAGCGGTCGGCGCCCTCAGCGAGGTGCTCCACAGCCTGGGTCAGGCCTACGGCGGACGCGGCGACGAGCGGGCGTTCGCCCTGTTCGACGAGGTCGCCGCCCTCGCGCAGCAGCACGAGGCCGGGTGGCTGCACGCCGACGTGACGGACTCCCGCGCCCGCGCGCTCGCGCAGCTCGGACGGATCGACGAGGCCGTTGCCGCCGCGCTCACCGCCGCGGACGCGTTCGCGGAGCTGGGCGACCCGGGCTCCGCCGGAGGCTCCGAGCTGTTCGCCGCACGGGTGCTCGCGGGCAACGAGCGCGCCGCCGACGCGGTCGCGGTCTACCGCAGCGCCCTGGAGCACGCCGAAGGCTTCCCGCCGCTGCGTCAGGTCACCGCGCTCGAGCTCGGCGACGTGCTCGAAGGGCTCGGCCGCCACGGCGAGGCGGCCGAGGTGCGGGCGCTGCTGGAGAGCTGAGCCCGCACCCCGCGCGGCCGGAGGCGTCAGAACAGCTGGCGCCAGTTCGCCCGCGCCAGATCGAGGAGCTCGTCGCCGCGGCCCGACATGACCGTGCGGATCGCGTACAGCGCGAACCCCTTCACCTGCGCCGCCTCGATCGCGGGCGGCATCGAGAGCTCCTGACGCTCGGTGACCACGTCGAGCAGGGCGGGACCGTTGTGCGCCAGCACCTCGCGGACGGCGTCCGGCAGCTCGTCGCTGCGCTCCACCCGGCGGGCGAAGATCCCCATGGCTTCGGCGATGGCGGCGAAGCTCGGGTTGTCCAGTCCGGTGCCGTACGTGACGAACCCGGCGGCCTTCATCTCCAGCTCCACGAAGTTCAGCGAGGAGTTGTTCACCACGATGGTCTTCACGGGCAGGCGGTTCTGCGTGAGCGTGAGCAGCTCGCCCAGCATCATCGACAGCCCGCCGTCGCCCGCGAGGGCCACGACCTGGCGCTGCGGGTGGGCGACCTGGGCCCCGATGCCGTGCAGCAGCGCGTTCGCCATCGAGCCGTGCGTGAACGAGCCGATCAGTCGACGGTGCTCGGTCATCGTCAGGTAACGCGCCGCCCACACCGTCGGCGACCCCACGTCGGCCGTGAAGATCGCGTCGTCCGCGGCGTGCTCGTCGAGCAGCCGCGCGAGGTACTGCGGGTGGATCGGGCGGTCGCCCTTCGCCGGGACCGCGAGCTCGTCGAGCTTCTTGCGCGTCTTGCGGTAGTGCGCCGTCGCGTCGTCGAGGTGCGTGCGGTCGTCCTTGCGGGCGAGGCGCGGCAGCAGGGCCTCCGCGGTGGCGCCGACGTCGCCCACGAGTCCGAGGTCGAGCGGGTGGCGCTTGCCGAGCTGCGAGCCGCGGATGTCCACCTGGATCGTGGTCGCGTGGTCGGGGTAGAACTGCTCGTACGGGAAGTCGCTGCCGAGCACGAGCAGCGTGTCGGCGGCCTCCATCGCCCGGTAGCCGGATGCGAACCCGAGCAGACCGGTCATGCCGACGTCGAACGGGTTGTCGTACTCGATGAACTCCTTGCCGCGCAGCGCGTGCACGATCGGCGCGCCCAGGCGGTCGGCCAGCGCGATCACCTCGTCGTGCGCGCCCTCGACGCCGGCGCCGGCAAGGATCGTGACGCGCTTCGCGGCATTCAGCAGCGTGGCGGCCTGCTCCAGTTCCGCCCCGCTCGGTGCCACCACCGGCCGGGCGCGGCGGACCACGACCGCGCGGTCATCCTCGATCTCCGCCAGCGCCACATCGCCAGGGATCACCAGCACCGCGACACCGCGCTGCTCGATCGCCGCCCGCATCGCGATCTCCATCAGCCGCGGCATCTGCTTCGGGTCCGCCACGTACTCGACGTACACGCTGCACTCGCGGAACAGCTCCTGCGGGTGCGTCTCCTGGAAGTAGCCGGTGCCGATCTCGGTCGTCGGGATGTGCGCCGCGATCGCCAGGACGGGCACGCGGGAACGCTGGGCGTCGTACAGCCCGTTGATGAGGTGCAGGTTGCCCGGCCCGCACGAGCCGGCGACGACGGCGAGCTCACCCGTGGTGCCCGCGTCCGCGGCGGCCGCGAACGCCGCGGACTCCTCGTGGCGCACGTGCACCCAGCGGATGCGGCCGTCCTTGCGCAGCGCGTCCGTGAATCCGTTGAGCGAATCCC of the Microbacterium sufflavum genome contains:
- a CDS encoding helix-turn-helix transcriptional regulator; translated protein: MITSEKRFPIRADRLIQALLLLRGRPRITAAELAAELEVSVPTARRDLEALAMAGVPLYPSRGRGGGWRLIGGARTDLTGLTESEVTSLLVALSQSRAAAPEHTAAVRKLMRAVPEPFREGAQRVAESTVRDAPWGEPDDAPERPAVSELQRAIAARRRVRFGYGDAGRPVEVVPLVVGSRGPRWYLLAAPGRNGGADVDRLRTYRVDRIADLALTDERGEGPDGFDAPAAWERMVETVEGLRGEARAVIRAEAWAVRAVLDRFGRQAAVMDADEGLIEVRAHRADALAEQLAGWTGAVEVLEPVEVRAALRELGQRIAEQYRDP
- a CDS encoding VOC family protein, producing MFRGLANLNLVAEDMPAAIDWYARVFDAAPYFTRPEQGTPQYAEWRFGDDDDEFALMDARFRPALPQPGGALVSLHVDDIHAEMDRLAALGATPFDPVTQRGEGWWSASVSDPFGNLLGLIQSPHWAAQHAG
- the nusG gene encoding transcription termination/antitermination protein NusG; its protein translation is MSERYSDDADWATAAEQSSEEDEAQEGNVLAAEEFSVTSAEHVAVHVEDEDGEDDTDDIDIDIDDPEADAIVNDALNLDEAAESEAAAEVLNDSVAEEAAEQEAEAADEVTPYDGPDVNGEDDRPAAESEEDDAESEEDPYEAFRMDLRMLPGKWYVIHSYAGFERKVKANIEQRKSTLEVEDEIYQVEVPMEDVVEIKNGQRKMVTRVRIPGYVLVRMELTEDTWSVVRHTPGVTGFVGNAHNPTPLRFEEAFNMLKSLVEVKDVPTAKNIAAKGGVAVARPLPAEVDFEVGETITIKEGSFAGLPGSISEIKPESGKLTVLVSLFERETPVELSFDQVTKMI
- the secE gene encoding preprotein translocase subunit SecE produces the protein MDQDEPRGEVVAAGATRQKKGNPFSRFFGGIALFIRQVIAELRKVVTPTRKELFKFTGVVLVFVVIVMGIVYGLDYVFGLLTHYVFGIPG
- a CDS encoding HSP90 family protein, producing MGGDVQQFQVDLRGVVDLLSRHIYSSPRVYLRELLQNARDAITARHEVDGGGGRIRITPLTAQTGEFVLRDDGVGLTAAEVADLLATVGRSSKRDIFDLPRSDYLGQFGIGLLSCFMVADTIVIRSRSARGGAAVEWTGSADGTFQVIELDDDLPVGTSVHLVPRFDADELLRPAAVHELATTFGEFLPVRVTIDTGAGDVDITREPPFLSHADDPEAAVAYGRDLLGANPLDVIELGEPGTGTRGLAYVLPYAPPPGARQATRMYLGRMLLSERVDDVLPDWAFFVRAVVDSTGLAPTASRESLVEDTALEHVREQLGAGIRRWVLELGLREPHRLAQFVAVHEVGLKSLVRHDEELARFITRWLTVETTHGTLRIGDLVERYPHIRYAQTVDEFRQVAGISPADEVLVNGGYLYDADLVRLLPELYPAVTVERVDVAGELDRLDPPPLDDRDAAVALETRAGAVLAASDCAVVVRSIDQPALTGLYVADPEVLRAIDRGRTRGVAGALWGGVLDRIDQTLSAARDDDLTARLCLNWSNRVVRALVRVEDDAVFARTVQLLYIQALLAGHHPLRDADRALMTSALADLVSLSAGIEGDSLPFGDAR
- the poxB gene encoding ubiquinone-dependent pyruvate dehydrogenase; this translates as MANVAENIVKTLHANGIDRVYGIPGDSLNGFTDALRKDGRIRWVHVRHEESAAFAAAADAGTTGELAVVAGSCGPGNLHLINGLYDAQRSRVPVLAIAAHIPTTEIGTGYFQETHPQELFRECSVYVEYVADPKQMPRLMEIAMRAAIEQRGVAVLVIPGDVALAEIEDDRAVVVRRARPVVAPSGAELEQAATLLNAAKRVTILAGAGVEGAHDEVIALADRLGAPIVHALRGKEFIEYDNPFDVGMTGLLGFASGYRAMEAADTLLVLGSDFPYEQFYPDHATTIQVDIRGSQLGKRHPLDLGLVGDVGATAEALLPRLARKDDRTHLDDATAHYRKTRKKLDELAVPAKGDRPIHPQYLARLLDEHAADDAIFTADVGSPTVWAARYLTMTEHRRLIGSFTHGSMANALLHGIGAQVAHPQRQVVALAGDGGLSMMLGELLTLTQNRLPVKTIVVNNSSLNFVELEMKAAGFVTYGTGLDNPSFAAIAEAMGIFARRVERSDELPDAVREVLAHNGPALLDVVTERQELSMPPAIEAAQVKGFALYAIRTVMSGRGDELLDLARANWRQLF